The following proteins are co-located in the Acanthochromis polyacanthus isolate Apoly-LR-REF ecotype Palm Island chromosome 7, KAUST_Apoly_ChrSc, whole genome shotgun sequence genome:
- the serpind1 gene encoding heparin cofactor 2, producing the protein MWVITVISVACLLVSPSLAGIKDLSSHFTDPQPDPRGFETGGAVDIEAIPLEFHKENTITNDLVVDGFEDEDYIDFDKILAAGSDDYIEGDEIDDIATPAPDIDIFAEPSDPKIRRARLLRLFHGRSRLQRLNVVNSRFGFNLYRSLRNDVNQTDNILLAPAGISIAMGMMSLGAGPGTHDQIYKALGFAEFVNASHHYDNTTVHKLFRKLTHRLFRRNFGYTLRSVNDVYLKKDVSVKDTFRAETKAYYFAEPQSVDFKDPAFLDKANRRIQKLTKGLIKEPLKSVDPNMVLMLLNYLYFKGTWEQKFPKEMTHYRNFRVNEKTNVRVPMMSNKGNYLAAADHELDCDILQLPYTGNISMLIALPRKITGMRTLEQEISPTVVNKWLKNMTNRTREIVLPRFKLEQNYDLIENLKEMGLTDMFKDTGDFTGMTSEKVSMNWLKHQGTITVNEEGTEAAALTQVGFMPLSSQIRFTVDHPFLFLIYEHRTDCLVFMGRVVNPSQS; encoded by the exons ATGTGGGTCATCACTGTCATCTCTGTGGCCTGTCTGCTGGTCAGTCCATCTCTGGCTGGGATCAAAGATCTCAGCTCTCACTTCACTGACCCTCAACCGGACCCCAGAGGCTTCGAAACGGGCGGTGCGGTGGATATAGAGGCCATTCCCTTGGAGTTCCACAAAGAAAACACTATCACTAATGACCTAGTTGTCGATGGCTTTGAGGATGAAGATTATattgattttgataaaatccTGGCTGCAGGCAGTGATGACTACAT TGAAGGTGATGAGATCGATGACATTGCCACTCCAGCCCCAGACATTGACATCTTTGCCGAACCCTCGGACCCAAAGATTCGCCGTGCCAGACTTCTACGGCTCTTCCACGGGCGTTCTCGTCTCCAGCGCCTCAATGTTGTCAATTCCCGTTTCGGGTTTAACCTCTATCGAAGTCTTCGAAATGACGTCAATCAGACGGACAACATCCTGCTGGCACCTGCTGGGATCTCCATCGCTATGGGGATGATGTCTTTAGGGGCAGGACCTGGAACTCATGATCAGATCTACAAAGCCCTGGGATTCGCCGAGTTTGTCAATGCCAGCCATCACTACGACAATACAACGGTGCATAAGCTTTTCAGGAAGCTGACGCACAGGCTCTTCAGGAGGAACTTTGGTTACACGCTTCGTTCTGTGAATGATGTCTACTTAAAGAAAGACGTCTCGGTGAAAGACACCTTCCGAGCAGAGACAAAGGCTTATTACTTTGCAGAGCCGCAGTCAGTGGACTTCAAAGATCCTGCTTTTCTGGACAAGGCCAACCGTCGTATCCAAAAGCTGACCAAAGGGCTGATCAAGGAGCCACTCAAGAGTGTGGATCCAAATATGGTGCTGATGCTGCTCAACTATCTGTACTTCAAAG GTACATGGGAACAGAAATTCCCCAAAGAAATGACTCACTATCGCAACTTCAGAGTAAATGAAAAGACAAATGTACGTGTGCCAATGATGAGCAACAAGGGAAactatctggctgctgctgacCACGAACTGGACTGTGACATCCTGCAG cTCCCATACACTGGCAACATCAGCATGCTCATTGCCTTGCCAAGGAAGATCACCGGCATGAGGACTTTGGAGCAGGAGATCTCACCTACCGTTGTCAACAAGTGGctcaaaaacatgacaaacag GACTCGTGAGATCGTGCTACCTCGGTTTAAACTGGAGCAAAACTACGACTTGATTGAAAACTTGAAGGAGATGGGGCTCACTGACATGTTCAAGGATACTGGAGATTTCACTGGAATGACCTCGGAGAAGGTTTCCATGAATTGG CTGAAGCACCAGGGAACCATCACTGTGAATGAGGAGGGGACCGAAGCAGCTGCTCTGACCCAGGTGGGCTTCATGCCACTCTCCTCTCAGATTCGCTTCACTGTGGATCATCCGTTCCTCTTCCTGATCTACGAGCACCGCACAGACTGCCTCGTGTTCATGGGCCGGGTGGTCAATCCCTCACAGAGCTAA